Sequence from the Rhodothermales bacterium genome:
CCCTGCGCCCGCATCTGCCCGGTCGGCGCTATGTACCAACGGGCCGATGGGATCGTGGAGTTCGACGCGAACCAGTGCATCGGGTGTAAAGCCTGCCTCCAGGCCTGCCCGTACGACGCCATCTACATCGACCCTTCCTCTGGCACGGCGGCAAAGTGCCATTATTGCGCGCATCGGGTGGATGTCGGGCTCGAGCCGGCGTGTGTGGTCGTCTGCCCCGAACATGCGATCATCGCCGGCGATATGGACGAGCCGCGTTCGGAGATCCGTCAGATGCTGGCGGAATTCCAGGTGACCGTCCGCAAGCCCGAGCAGGGTACCTCGCCGAAGCTATTTTATGTGGATGGCGATGAAATCAACCTGACCCCCACGGCGGTCGACCGCACGCCGGCGACCTTCGCCTGGGCCGATGTCCTCCCGCTCCACGACGGCGATGGGGCGGGTGGGAAAACACCGCATCCCGCCCCGGCAGCGGCGCACGCCGGCCCGCTTCGCGCCCCGCAGCCGCAGGGCCTGCCGAACGCCGGCCCCATCCTCATCGGCGACGGCCGGATGGCGGAGCAGATGGTGCAGGTGGCCTACAACGCACAGCACAAAATCCCCTGGCACTGGCCGGTCCCGGCGTACCTCGTCACCAAAGGCATCGCCACGGGCATCATGCTACTGCTGACGGTAGGGCTGGGCCTGAACTGGCTGGACTTCGACACGCCTTCCTTCGTCTGGAGCGGCCTCGCGTCCATCGTCTTTACCCTCATCACGACCGGCTTCCTGGTGTTCGACCTCGAGCGGCCCGAGCGTTTTCTTCGCATCATCTTCCGCCCCCAATGGCGCAGCTGGCTCACGAGGGGGGCCTTTTTGCTGATGGGCTTCTCGACCCTCGCCGGCGCCTGGTGGGCCGCTGAGGCCGCCGCCTGGATGGGCTGGCTGCCGGCCTCTATCGCCGAAACGATCCGCCTGATCGTGCTCTGGCCGGTAGCCTTGCTGGCCGTGGGCTCCGCCATCTACACCGCCTTTTTGTTCGGCCAGGCCGAGGGCCGCGACCTCTGGCAGAGCGCCCTCCTGCCTATCCACCTCATCGTCCAGGCCGTATTCGCCGGCGCGGCCGCGCTGCTGATCCTGCACGCCGCTACGCCGTTGCCGGCGGACCTGCTCGCCCTGGCCCGCCTCGCGTTTGGGGCCGGGCTGGTGGCGGATCTCCTGGTGACTTTCCTCGGGGAATTCGGCATGCCGCACGCAACCGAGGTGGCCGCAAAAGCGGCTCATCTGATAACACACGGTCATTACAAACACTACTTCTGGACCGGCAGCCTCGTGCTCGGTCACCTGGTCCCGCTCGCGCTGTTGTGGGTGGGCGCACCCGTCCTAGCGGCGGTCGGTGGGCTCGCGGCGATCGTCGGGCTGTACCTGTACGAATACGCGTTTGTCATGGCGCCGCAGGAGGTGCCGAATAGTTGACAGGTAGTAAAAAGTGCAAAGTAAAAAGTGCAAAGTAAAAAGTGCAAAGTAAAAAGTGCAAAGTAAAAAGTGCAAAGTAAAAAGTGCAAAGTGCAAATTGTAGGGTTGGCGTCGCGCCTGATTGGCGTGGATGGCCGGCTAAAAAATGATGTCATCTCGACCGCAGGCGCCGGCTTGCCGGCGCTGAAGCGGAGAGACCTCCCTGAGCCGAGCAATGCGTCATTCCTTGGGAGGTCTCTCCGCTATGGCCCGATAAATCGGGCCTTTGGCCGAGATGACATAATGCGCGAGTTTATATGACTAATCGTTCAAATCGACTCGAAACCTTCTTCGCCCGGCTCCTCAACCGTGAGCGCAACCCCGTGGCGCCGCCGCGCGAGGACGGGTTCGGGCTGCCGGAGTTTGCGCCGACGGACCACAAGCCGGAATCCATCCCGCCGGCCGAGATGACCACCGTCCTCCACCCGGATGGACGCATGAGCCAGTACCCGCCGGCCGACCGGTGGGATGACTGGGTGGAGTGGGATGGCAAACTCTGGCCGGAAAAGGTCGCCCGCCGCTACACGCTGGTCCCGACCACCTGCTTCAACTGCGAAAGCGCCTGCGGACTGCTGGCGTATGTCGACCGCGAGACGCTCGGCGTCCGCAAGTTCGAGGGCAACCCGCATCACCCCGGCAGCCGGGGGCGCAACTGCGCCAAGGGGCCGGCCACCCTCAACCAGACGTACGACCCCGAACGCATCCTCTACCCCCTCAAACGGGTCGGTGAGCGCGGCGAAGGGAAGTGGAAGCGGATCGGCTGGGAGCAGGCGCTGCAGGAGATCGGGGATAAGATGCGCGCCAGCCGGCTTCAGCGGCGCGACGGCATCATGTACCACGTCGGCCGGCCGGGGGAGGACGGCTTCACGAACCGATGCATTCAGGCCTGGGGCGTCGATGGGCATAACAGCCACACCAACATCTGCTCGGCAGGCGCCCGTGCGGGGTATTTCTTCTGGTCCGCCGGCGACCGCCCGAGTCCGGACTACGCCAACGCCCGGGTCATCCTCCTCATCTCCAGCCACCTCGAAACCGGGCACTACTTCAACCCCCACGCCCAGCGCATCATCGAGGGGAAGGAAAAAGGCGCGAAGCTCATCACGTTCGACCCGCGCCTGAGCAACACCGCCTCGAAGAGCGACGTCTGGCTGCCCTCCTGGCCCGGCAGCGAGGCGGCCATCCTGCTCGCCATCTCGAATTATCTCATCCAGAACGATCGGTACGACAAAGACTTCGTCCGCCGGTGGGTGAACTGGGAAGAAACCCTGGCGCATTTCACGAGCCATCCTGAACCCGGCCTGGCCTGGTCTCCCGATCATACCCCGACCTTTGCCGCGTTCGACCGGCTCCTGAAAGCGCTCTACGCCGAGTTCACGTTCGAGCGCGCCGCGGAGGAGTCGCAGGTGCCCATCGACCGGATCCGGCAAACGGCGGAGTACGTGGCGGATGCGCAGGGCCGGCTCGCGGCGCACGTCTGGCGCAGCGCGGCCATCGGCAACCTGGGCGGCTGGCAGGTGGCGCGCTGTCTGTTTTTCCTGAACGTCCTCACAGGGAGTGTCGGGACGAAGGGTGGGACGTCGCTCAACACCTGGAATAAGTTCGTCCCGAAACCCTTCAAGATCCCGCCGGCCTTTAACGCATGGAACGAGCTCCATCTGCCCGTCGAGTGGCCGCTGGCGTTCTACGAGATGAGCTTCCTGCTGCCGCACTTCCTGGAAGAGGAGCGGGGGGAGATCGATGTCTATTTCACGCGTGTCTACAACCCGATGTGGATCAACCCCGACGGGTTTATGTGGATGAAGGCGCTGAAGGACGAGCGAAAGATGAAGTGCCATGTGGCGCTGACGCCGACCTGGAACGAGTCCGCCTGGTTCGCCGACTACGTGCTGCCCATGGGCCACGCCGGCGAGCGGCACGACCTGATGAGCCAGGAGACCCACGCCGGCCAGTGGCTCAGCTTCCGCCAGCCCGTGCAGCGCGTGGCGATGGAGCGCCTCGGGAGGTCGGTCGAGTTTACCTATGAGTCCAATCCTGGCGAGGTGTGGGAAGAAAACGAGTTCTGGATCCAGCTCTCCGCGCGGATGGACCCCGACGGCGTGCTGGGCATCCGGCCGTATTTCGAGAGCCCGTACCGGCCCGGCGAGATCATCACCGTCAACGAGTACTACCGCTGGATCTTCGAGAACAGCGTCCCGGGCCTGCCGGCGAAGGCGGCCACCGAGGGCCTCACCCCCCTCGCCTACATGCGAAAGTATGGCGCGTTCGAGGTGGTGAGCGAGAACTACATCCCCTACGAAAAGCCGGTGGAGGGCGGGGTGGACATCGAGGGCGTGGCGCGCGCCGGCTTCAGGACTCCCAGCAAAAAGCTGGAGTTTTTTAGTCCAACATTGCACGCCTGGGGCTGGCCGGAGAAGGAATACACGATCCCGTGGTTCCTCAAGAGCCACGTGCATCCGGACAACATCGACCGGGCGAAAGGGGAGATGCTGCTCCTGCCGACGTTCCGGCTGCCGACGCTCATCCACACCCGAAGCGCCAACGCGAAGTGGCTCTACGAACTGAGCCACAAAAACCCTGTGTGGATGCACCCGATCGACGCCCGCCGGCTCGGGATCGGGACGAACGACCTCGTCCACGTCGAAACCGAAATCGGTTTTTTTGTGGATCGGGTCTGGATCACCGAGGGCATCAAACCCGGCATCATCGCGATGAGCCACCACCTGGGACGTTGGCGGCTGAAGGAGTCCGAAGGCGTCAGCCGCGGCGCGTCGAACCTGGTGGAGTTGGGGGAAGATGGGCAGGGAGGCCAGTCGTTGCATGTGCTCCATGGCGCGACGGCCTGGCGCTCGTTCGATCCCGACACAAGCCGTATCTGGTGGGAAGACGTGGGTGTCCACCAGAACCTGACACACGGCGTCCACCCGGATCCCATCAGCGGGGCGCACTGCTGGCACCAGAAGGCCTTCAGCGTCCGCAAGGCCGACGCCGGCGACCGCCACGGGGACGTATTCGTTGATACCCGGCGCTCGATGCAGGTGTACCGCGAGTGGCTGGCGCTGGCCCGGCCAGCCACCCGGCACAGTCCGGACGGCCTCCGCCGGCCGTACTGGCTGAACAGGCCGCTGAAGCCGGTCAAGGAGGCCTACGCCTTGCCGGCGGCTTCGCCGCGTGGCGATGGCGTCAGGCAGTGAGGGTTAAAGGTTCGAGGTTTAAGGTTTAAGGACGCGTACCTTGAACCCTATCCATTGAACATTGAACTGTTGACCTTGAACCTTCCACCACCATGAACGAAGCATCGCTCGAGCGTGCACGTGGCCTGGCCTACGATAGCCTGGGCCGCTGGCTGTCCGGCGCCGTGGATGAGGCGTTGTGGCAAGAGGTGTGTGGTCTGTTCTGGCCAGACGCCGGAGGCGCCTTCGATGCGGATGAGGAAGCGGCCCGGTACCAGCAGCTCATCGGATTCAACATCTTGCCCTACGCCAGTGTCTACCTCGAGCCCGAGGGCCAGCTCGGGGGGGCCGTCTCGTCGGATGCCCTGGCCCACTACGCCGGCACCGGCTTCTCGCTGCCCGCGGATGCGTCCGCGCCAGACCATATCGCCGTCGAACTGTCCTACATGCACTACCTGAGCGGCTACCGCGCCGATGCCCTGGCCGCCGGCGCGACGCCGGCCGCCGACCGATGGGGCGAACGGTTCCAACTATTCCTGGCCCATCATGCGCTCCACTGGATGCCGGTCTTCCTCCTGTCCCTCCGCCGGCAGGGCGACGACCGCTACGCCGTCCTGGCGGACATGCTGCTCGAGGTCGTACTCGACCATCACGCGTCGCTGTCCTCCGTTCCGCCCGCTCCCCATACCCGGCCGGCCGCACCCGATATCCTGAGCCGGCCCGACACCGGTCTGAAGGACATCGCCCTTTATTTCACTCGCCCGGTGTGGTGCGGCGTCTTCCTCGGGCGAGACGACATCGGCCGGCTTGGACGGTCCCTGACGCTACCCATCGGGTTCGGGGATCGGGGGCAGAGCATGACCAACTTGCTCCGAGCCGCCGTGACGTACGATCGGTTGCCCGACCTCCTCGCCGGCCTGCGCTACCTGATTGGCAGCGAGCGTTTCGCCCTGGAGGCGATCGCCGATGCCTACGCCTCCGACACGATCGCCGAGGCCGTGCAGCCCTGGCTTATACGCATGGCGGGATCGATCGAACTAATCGGGCGAATCGAATCCGGCGCGCAGGGGATGGTTCAATCCTCATAAACCAGCGACGCCGCTTCTTTGGGCCCGAGTTCGATTTCCGGCAGACCCTGGATGTGGCGCACGGCCCGGTAGGGGCTCAGGAAGATCCTATCCGCCCCGAGTCGGTCCGCCAGACCCGAGCGGCGCAGGACGCCCTCTACGGATCCGTGTATCCCGGCGAAATACAGGGCGATGTGGTGTTTCGCGAGGTTGTCGACGATGCTGAACAGCGCCGTTACGGCCGTCGTGTCCAGGTCGTTCACCGAACTGGCGTCGATCACGACGCCTCGGACCCTGTTCGACACCGGGTCGCACTTCTCGAGGATCAGATCCTTCAGGAAATCCGCGTTGGCATAGGAAAACGAGGCGTCCACACGGAGAACGAGCACCCCTTCGACCTCACGCGCCTCCGGGTACAGGTTGAGGTCCCGAAACGAACGTGTACCGGGAAGATGCCCCAGGATGGCGAAGTTCGGCCGGCTGATCCGATACATGATCGCGACGACCGACGCCGCGATGCCCACCAGGATGCCGGCCTCGAGGCCGAAGCCTAGCGTCATGAGAAACGTCATCATGGCGAGATGGCCGTCGGTACGTTTCATCCGATAGAGCTGTACGAGCTCGCGCACATCGATGAGTCCGAACGCGGCGACCATGATGAGCGCGGCGAGGATGGGAATGGGGAGATAATACAGCAGCGGTGTGAGGACCAGCAGCGTCAGGCCGACGAGTAGCGCCGCAAACGCGTTGGCGGCCCGCGTCTGGGCGCCGGCGCGCTCGTTCACCGCCGTCCGGCTGACGCTGCCGGAGATAGGAAAACTCTGGAAGAAGCTGCCGGCCACGTTCGCCATCCCGAGCGCCAACAGCTCTCGGTTGGGCTTGATGGTGTAGTCGTGCCGCGCCGCGAACGACTTCGCGAGGGACCCTACGTTCGAGAACTGGATGAGGGCCAGCATGAGCGCGGTCGGTGCGAGAGTCTGGATGGCCCCCCAATCGAATACCGGCGCCGCGAAAGCCGGCAGCCCGACGGGGATGGCGCCGACGATCGCCACACCCTGGAGATCCAACCGGAACAGCCCGGTCACGACGATGCCGAGCACGACCAGCAGGAGCGCGGCGGGGATTCGCCGCCAGCGATCGAGGATGAGCAGGAGAAACGCGCCGCAGAGACCGATCAGGAGGGAGAGGACGTGCGTGTCGCCAATCTGGCGGGCGGCGGAGTAGACGATGTCATAGATGTACTGGCTGCGCTCGAGTTCGAGGCCCAGGATGCTCGATAGCTGACTGAAGCCGATCATCGTGGCGGCGGCGGAGATGAACCCGAGGATGACCGGGCGGGAGAGCAGGTTGATCAGGAAGCCCATCCGGCCGGCGGCGAGCGCCAGGTGAATCGTCCCCACCATAAATGCATACAGCAAGGCCAGTTCGATGTAGCGCTCGCTGCCGGCCTGCGCCAGCGCGCTCAGCGCAAAGCCCATGATGAGGCTATCGACCGCCGTCGTGCCCACCGCGAGGTGACGCGAACTGCCGGCGATGGCGTACACGAGCAGCGGTACCAACGAGGCATAGAGCCCGTAAATGGGCGGCAGCCCCGCCAGGAAGGCATACGCCATTCCCTGCGGCACGAGCATGATGCCTACCGTGAGCCCCGCTGTTATATCGCCCGGTAAACTGCGCCGGGCGTAATACGCCAGGCTGCGCAGGAGTCGATGGATTTCGGCGGCCGGGAGGCGCATGGCGTGGGGCTATAAGGCTTCTACGATACGGCTTCTACGGATTTTCCTTTTTCTTCTCGGTGGTGCGATGCCCAGTCGGCGTACATCCCATCAACATATACGACATCGAATCCGAGGCGGTCCAGCAGCGATGTTGCGGCCGCGGCGCGGGCGCCGCTCCGGCAGTACACCAGGTAGGTGCCGCTCTTATCCAATTCACTGCTGCGGAGGAGTAGGCGCGTGTGGGCGATGTTGATCGCGCCCGGCACGTGGCCCTCTTCGTATTCGGCGAGCCGGCGGACATCCAGCACGCGGGTATGGGGCTGTTGGCGGACCGATTCGAGGGCCCGGGTTTCGACCGTCGGCGTGGCGACGAGGTCCAGTGAGGCCAGTGCGGAAGCAGGGGCGTAGCCCTCGATCGCGTCGAGCCCGATACGGACGAGGTTCAGCACGGCATCCTGGATATCCTTCGGGTCCTCCACGATCAGGTAGATCGGCTGCTCCGGGGTGACGTAGGAGCCGGCAATGGTATTCATCGTTTTTCCGATCGGGGCGTAAATCGAGCCGTCCAGATGCCCCTTCATGAAGGCCGTTGCGTCGGCCCGGGTGTCGAGCACCACGACATCGGTGCGGCCGACGAGCACCTGGAGCTCCGCCGCGCTCAGCGCCTTCGGATGCGGCAGGCTGCCCAGAATACGAGGCCCGTTTTTGTTTTCGTGTTTCATCCGGGCGAAGTACATCGGCGGCTCGGGCTGGCCGTCCAGGATGCGCTCTACGAAGACATCTTCCCCTTCGCGGGCGGCCAGGATGGAGGCGTTGAAGCGGCGCTCATAGCCCACGGTCGACTCCGGCACGGCGCCCAGGGCCTTGCCGCAGGCGCTGCCGGCGCCGTGGCCCGGCCAGATCTGGAGGTAGTCGGGCAGATCGAGGAAGTCCTGCACCGAGGCATACAGCCGGCGGGCGGAGGGCTCCATGGCGCCGGCCTGGCCGGCGGCCGACTCGAGGAGGTCCGGCCGGCCCAGGTCGCCCACGAATACAAAGTCGCCCGTGACCATGCCCATCGGCTCGTCGGCGCCGCCGCCGAGATCGGTGACCAGGAAGCTGATATGCTCCGGCGTGTGGCCGGCGGTATGCACCACCTCAAACTGGATGTTGCCGATCTTGAACCGGTCCTTGTGCTTCACCGGGCGGAAATCGTAGCCCCCGCGCTGCGCCCAGAGGTATTTCCAGTTGGCGTCGCCTTCATCGGACAGGTACAGGGCCACGCCCAGGCGCTCGGCCATCTCGCGGGCGCCGGAGAGGTAATCCGCATGGATGTGGGTTTCCGCCACCGCGACAATCCGGAGGTCTTCCGAGGCGGCGACGTCGATGTAGCGATCGATGTCCCGCATCGGGTCGATCACAAGGGCTTCGCCGGTACGCTGGCATCCGATGAGGTAGCTGTACTGGGCGAGGTTGGGTTCGAAAAGCTGGCGGAAAAACATGGGCGCTTGTAGGGTCTTGCCGCGCCCGAGAACGGGAGGGCAAGACGCTGTTTAGTGATGCATACCTGTTATAACAAGTGGCTTTTTGTATGGTTCCTTGTGACTTTTAGGCAAGATAGGGATTAGTTGGTGAACTGAGGATAGGGCTGGATGGCCGGCGCGTCATTGGGGCATGCAAACGCCGCGGCGGGTCCCGGCTCCATAAAAAAGTGCGCGACGCCGATGGCCTCCGCGAGGCCCGAAGCCTGGAGCTTATCCATCACCGGGCCCTTCACGCCGCTCACCAGCAGCCGGATGTTCTGCCGGCGCAGGGTCTCCAGCACCTCGCGGAGGGCATGGATGCCGCTGGCGTCGATCTGGTTGACGGGGTAAGCGTCGAGGATGAGGGTGTGCAAGGCCGGGTCGGAGGCGACGATGGTATTGATCCGTTCGCGCAGGTAGCCGGCGTTGAAGAAGTAGAGGTTGGCATCCATCCGAAAGATGACCACGCCGGCCTGCACGATGGCGTTCGGGTGCCGCAGGATGTTGCGAAACACGTCCGAGCCGGGGATACGGCCCATGACGGCGGTGTGGGGATTGCTGCCCTCGTGCAACACCATCGCGAGCGAACTGACAACGCCTACCAGGATGCCCTCTTCGATCCCCAGCCAGAGGGTGGCGCCGAAGGTGATCGCCATCAACACCAGGTCGCGCCGATCGGCGCGCCAGAGAAACTGCACCTCTTTGAAGTCGATCAAACCGATCACCGCCACCATGACGACGGCGGCGAGCACGGCCTGGGGCATGTAATAAAAGAGCGGGGTGAGGAAGAGGAGCGTGAGCCCGATCAAGCCGGCGCTGAATACGGCCGCCAGGTTGGTCCGTGCGCCGGCCTGGGCGTTCACGGCCGTACGCGAGAATCCACCCGTCGTCGGGTACGCCATCAGGAATCCGCCGATGAGGTTGGCCAGGCCGAGTGCCACCAACTCCTGGTTGGCGTCCACTTCGTATCGGTTCTTGGTCGCGTAGACCTTGGCGACCGCGATGGACTCGGTGAAGCCGATCAAGGTGATCGTGAGCGCCGTGGGTAACAGGGCGCGAAAAGTGTCGAGCGAGGGCACGGGGAAGGCCAGGCCCGGGAGGCCGCCGGGAATGTCGCCTACGACGCGCACGCCGGCATCGGCCAGGTGGAATCCCCAGACGACCAGGGTGCTGAGCGCCACGGCAGCCAGCCCGCCCGGCCACCGGGGACGCCGCTTGCGCAGTATCCAGACCAGCGCGATGCTTGTTAGCCCAATGACGACCGTCAGAAGGTGCACCTCGGCGGCCGACCCCCAGGCTTCGCCGAGGATCTGGAAGATGTTACTCGAGCCGCTGAGGGGGACACCCAGCAAGTGCTTCAGCTGGCTGAGCCCGATGATGAGCGCCGCCGCCGCCGTAAACCCGGTCAACACCGAGTGGGACATGAAATTCGACAGGAACCCGAAGCGGGCCAGCCCCAACACGAACTGGAACAGCCCGACCATGACGGCGAGCACCAGGGCGAGTTCGATGTGGCGGGCGGCATCGCCGCCGGCGAGCGGCGTGATGCCGGCCGCCACCAGCAACGAGATCATCGCGACTGGCCCGACCGCCAGCTGCCGCGAAGTCCCGAAAAACGCATACACGATCAGCGGCGCGAGCGACGCGTACAGCCCGTAGATCGGCGGCAAGCCGGCGATCAGGGCATACGCCATGCCCTGGGGTATCAGCATAACGCCCACCGTCAACCCGGCCGTCAGGTCTCCCCCGAGCTGGTCCTTCCCGTAGGAGGGTAGCCACGTCAGAGAAGGCAGATATTGGCGTAACGCAAAAGACATTATGGTTCCGTATGCGGCGACGACGAACCGGCATCACCGCCTTGATCCTTAAACGTCGAACCTTGAACTCCTTTAGTGAGGCAGGCGATGGCGGAGCGCGCCATAGGCCCAGGTGCCGGCGATGGCGGAAAGAAGGGGCACGATGAAGACGGGCATCCCGCCGCCGATCAGGGCGTACAGCGGCCCGGGGCACGCCCCGGTCAACGCCCAACCAAAACCGAATAGGATGCCGCCGGCCCACTGGTTGATGCCCCGGTCAAACGGCTTTATCTCCACCTGGATGTCCGCCCCAAGTATCGTCTTCAACCGTGTCCGCTGGATCAGCGCCACCGATGCGGCGGCGACAACCAGCGCGCTGCCGATCACGCCATACATGTGGAAGCCCTGGAAGCGAAACATCTCCTGGATCCTGTACCAGGAAATCACCTCTGTTTTTGTCAGGATGATGCCAAAAACCACACCCAGGGTGAGGTACAGGGCGACTTCAACGGGTCGCTGCCCCAGCAAGGTGCGCGAATCGAGCGTTAGACGTTCTGTTGCCGTAGTCATGGTTAAACGCTAGTTGAACAGGATCGGGTAAATCAGAAAGGTAACAATAATCCCTCCGATGAAGAAGGCGATCGTGGCGTAGAGCGAGGCCTTCTGGAAGGTGGCCAGGCCCATGATGGCGTGGCCGGACGTGCACCCGCCGGCATACCGCGCCCCGAACCCGATCAGAAAACCACCCACGATCATGATCACGAAACCGGGCAGGGTTCCCAGCGCCTGCCATGAGAACAACTCGCTCGGCGCCATCCCGGTGAAGTCGCGGATACCGTACACCGCCAGATCCGCCCGAGTCGCCTCCGAAATCGCGATCGGATCCGGGTTGGACAGCCAGGCGCCGGCGATAAACCCGCCCAACACGATGCCGGCGACGAAGAGCAGATTCCATCCACCCTCCGTTTTCCAGTCGTACTTCAGGTAGGGGTTGGAGCCGGGTGCGACGGCCGCGCACACGTGCCTCAGGCTTGAGGAAACGCCAAAGGACTTCCCGGTCAACAGCAGCAACGCCGGCACCATCAATCCGATGATGGGGCCCGCGATATACCAGGGCCAGGGTTGAGAAAGGAATTCAATCATAGTAAAAAAGTGTTGTTGTGTTTACATGTAATAACATGTATGCATGTTGGTGAGGGGAGGTTCCGAAGCGTTACACGGATTTAGCAAGAAGTTGCCAGCAGTACCACTGCATGCGGGGGAGGTGGAAGGGGCCTTTCCAGAGGTTGCCTTTGAGGCGGACCGACAGCCGGCCGTCGCGGTGCAGGTAGCCGTACCACTCGCCGTGTTCGGGGTCGGGGAAGTGGCGGTACGCCCAGTCGTGCACCAACTGATGCCAGCGGGCATATTTTTCGTTGCCGGTCATTTCGTAGGCGAGGAGGGTGGCGATGATGGTCTCGTTGTGGGGCCACCAGAACTTCATGTCGTGCCAGTACTCCTGCACAGGGCGGTTGTCGATGTCGCGGAAATACAGGATGCCGCCGTATTCGGTATCCCAGCCGCGTTCCCACATCCAGTCCAGGATATCGAGGCCTACGCGGGTGAGTTCGGGGTCGTTGTTACGGTGGCGCGCTTCGTGGAGGATGAACCAGGCGGCCTCGATGGCGTGCCCGGGGTTGAGGGTGCGGCCGTCGAAGTGGTCGACAAATTCGCCTTTGGGGCCGACGGTTTCCAGCACCACCCGCCGATCGGGTTTCATGAAGTCCCGCCGGATCTCCTCGATGCACCGGTCGATATGGGCGGTGCATCCAGGGGCGTCGATCGTGTCGCGGAGGGTTTGGGCGAGGTTGATCGTGATCATCGGGATGCCGATGCCTTTGGTTTGCCGGGTTTCGGGGTAGACTTTCGGGGGCAGGGCGCCGGGGGTGTTGGCGTAGTGGATGAAGGTCTCGAATAGCCCGACGGCCTCTTCGGCGGCGCGTCCATCGCCGCTGGCGCGGGCATACGAGGCGAGCGCCATGGCGCCGAAGGCCTCGGAGAAGACGTAGCGGCGTTTGCGCAGCGGCCGGCCCTCGCGGGTGACCTGAAAGAACATCCGCCCGTCGGTGTCGAAGCCGTGCTTTCGGATGAAGTCCACCCCGTGCTTCGCGAGGTCGAGCCACTCAGTCTTGCGCTCCACGGTGTTGTAGAGGGTGGAGAGGAGCCAGGTGAAGCGGCCCTGGGGCCAGATCCCCTTGTCGGTGTCGAGCACGGACCCGTCGCGGTCCAGGGCGATAAGGAACCCGCCGGCCTCCCGGTCGACGGCGTGGCGGATCCAGAACGGGACGGTGTCCAGCAGCAATCCGTCGCGGTACGTTTCGAGCAGATGGTGGCGATGCGCAGGGGTCATACGGGCTCAGACTGGGCGTTGGAGGGGGCGAATGAAGGCGTCGATGCCGGCAAGCGCCTCAAACAGCGCCTGTCGATCGGCGGAGGAAAGGGGGCGCAGGGGCAGGCGGACGGGGCCGCACGGGGCGCCTACCATCTCCATGACCGCTTTGCCCGCCGAAAGTCCACCGCAGCGGCCGAGGATATCGACGAGCTGGACGGAGGTGCGCTGCAGCCGCATGGCTTCCTCGCGCCGGCCGGCGTCGTGGGCCGCCAGCATCGCCTGGTACAGCGGCGCGATGTAGTTGTACGTGCTGCCGATGGCGCCGGAAGCGCCCACCGCGACGGCCGCGAGCAGCATCTCGTCGTACCCAAAGTACCGGTCCAGATCGGGCCCCGCCGCCGGCCGGCAGGCCTGGAAGCGGACCAGGTCCGGGCTTGAAAACTTGAGCCCTGCGAAGTTCGGGATCTGCGCGGCAAGGGCCTGGAAGACGGCGTCCGGCGGGATCCGAGCCCCGGTCATCGATGGGATCTCGTAATAATAAAAGGGGAGCGGCGCGACGGCTTCGGCAATCGGGGTCAGGAAGGCCACGACCTCCTCGACG
This genomic interval carries:
- a CDS encoding AGE family epimerase/isomerase; this encodes MTPAHRHHLLETYRDGLLLDTVPFWIRHAVDREAGGFLIALDRDGSVLDTDKGIWPQGRFTWLLSTLYNTVERKTEWLDLAKHGVDFIRKHGFDTDGRMFFQVTREGRPLRKRRYVFSEAFGAMALASYARASGDGRAAEEAVGLFETFIHYANTPGALPPKVYPETRQTKGIGIPMITINLAQTLRDTIDAPGCTAHIDRCIEEIRRDFMKPDRRVVLETVGPKGEFVDHFDGRTLNPGHAIEAAWFILHEARHRNNDPELTRVGLDILDWMWERGWDTEYGGILYFRDIDNRPVQEYWHDMKFWWPHNETIIATLLAYEMTGNEKYARWHQLVHDWAYRHFPDPEHGEWYGYLHRDGRLSVRLKGNLWKGPFHLPRMQWYCWQLLAKSV
- a CDS encoding dihydrodipicolinate synthase family protein; this translates as MIGRSALFRLIPAAYSPFHPDGRLNLDGVPALAELYREAGLDTVFVCGTTGEFASMTTEERMELAARWAAESDGLRVLVHAGHPCQQDAIRLAAHARSIGAAGVSALAPFYFVPQRVEEVVAFLTPIAEAVAPLPFYYYEIPSMTGARIPPDAVFQALAAQIPNFAGLKFSSPDLVRFQACRPAAGPDLDRYFGYDEMLLAAVAVGASGAIGSTYNYIAPLYQAMLAAHDAGRREEAMRLQRTSVQLVDILGRCGGLSAGKAVMEMVGAPCGPVRLPLRPLSSADRQALFEALAGIDAFIRPLQRPV